The segment TCTGACGCACATTTGAATGAACCATTGAGCGAAAGCCGATCTTTGGTCATTTTTTCTTCGCAAGTTGCTATTATGACCTGAAATCCGAACCGGGAAAAACCGGAAACCTGTAAAAAATGACGGGAAACATACGTGCGAAACCTGTTTGTGGCAACACTGCTTCTGGGCACTTCCCTGACGATGTTGCAAGCTGATGCGCAAGAAGCCGAAACTGCGGCACCAAACGATATGGCGGCTGCACCGGTAACGGCCAATGATCTTTATCGCGAAATGCGCATTCAGGCTGGACAATATGCCGCGCAAAACCGTCATCAGGTTCTTGTCGGGGATTTTACCTGTGACGATGTCAATGACCAGATCGTCGGCTGGGTGGATCGTGACAATCCCGAAGGACCGTTTTTCGATGTCCTGATGGTGACCAATCACAAGGGGCAGGCGCATTCCGAATTAAAGCAGATTCCGTTCGCCCAGTCCGAACAATATGCCCTTTGCATTGACGATAAAACCGCCCCGCCGGTCATGAGCTGGCAGGTCAACGATCCCGAATACATGCGTGATGTCATGGGAGATGGCGATCTTTGCAATGTTGCCGTCCGGATCGACGACTTCATGTGCGACGCGCCACAGTTTTTCTGGTCGGACAAACCATCTGATGACGGACAGCATTGGCTGTTCTTCCGGAACTGAAAAAGAAAAGGCGGATCATTTTGTGATCCGCCTTTTAAATTAATCCCGCCAGATTTTCTTGCCCGATCCCGGCAATCCGTACCGGTCCCATTTGGCATCAACCCGGTCGATAATCTCGTCTTCCATGAAAATCTTTTCGCCCCATTCCCGGTGGGTTTCGGGGGGCAGCTTGTTGGTCGCGTCAAGGCCAAGCTTGCCGCCAAGGCCGCTTTCGGGTGATGCGAAATCAAGATAATCGATCGGTGTTTCGGTCACGGTGGTGATGTCGCGCACCGGGTCCATGCGGGTTGAAATCGCCCACATCACGTCTTTCCAGTCGCGCACATCAATATCGTCATCCACGACAATAACAAATTTCGTATACATGAATTGCCGCAGGAACGACCACACACCCATCATCACGCGCTTGGCATGCCCCGGATAGGCTTTCTTCATCGATACGACCGCGATGCGATACGAACATCCTTCGGGCGGCAGCCAGAAATCGACGATTTCCGGGAATTGCTGCTGCAATAGCGGCACGAAAACATCGTTCAATGCCTCGCCAAGGACCGATGGCTCATCTGGCGGGCGACCGGTAAAGGTCGACAGATAGATCGGCTTTTTGCGCATGGTAATCGCGGTCAGGGTGAATACCGGGAATTCCTCGACCGAGTTATAATAACCGGTATGGTCGCCATACGGCCCTTCGGGCGCATATTCATCCAGCGACACATAGCCTTCCAGAATGATTTCTGCCGTCGCCGGGACTTTCAGCGGAACGGTTTTGCAATCAACCAGCTCGACCTTTTCCCCGCGCAGCAATCCGGCAAACTGATATTCCGAAAGCGTATCGGGAACCGGGGTCACCGCGGCAAGGATCGTACCCGGATCGGCACCCAGCACGATGGCAGCCGGCAACGGATCGCGCTTTTCCTTTTTCCAGCGCGCATGATGCTGCGCCCCGCCACGATGTTTCAGCCAGCGCATGATCGCCTTGTTCTTGCCCAGAACCTGCATGCGATAGATGCCAAGATTGAACACATCGCGTTTGTCACCGCCCTTTTCGTTGGCGGTCGGGCCTTGGGTCACAACCAGCGGCCACGTGATCAGCGGGGCCGGTTCACCCGGCCAGCATGACTGGATCGGCAATTTTGAAAGGTCAATGTCATCGCCCTTAAGGACGATTTCCTGACACGGGGCCTTGGAAACCGTTTTGGGCTTCATCGCCATCACGGTCTTGGCCAGCGGCAGCATTGAAAATGCTTCCTTGAGGCTTCCGGGTGGTTCGGGCTGTTTGAGAAACGCCAGCGTCTCGCCGACTTCGCGCAATTCTTCGGGCTTGCGGTTCATGCCTGCCGCCACGCGGTCCACGGTGCCAAAAAGGTTCACCAGAACCGGCATGTCGTATTTCTGGCCATCCTCGCCAATGACATTTTCAAACAGGACCGCCGGGCCACCTTCGGCCAGAAGGCGCGTCTGGATTTCCGTCATCTCAAGATAGGGGGAAACCGGTTCGCTAACCCGGACCAGACGGTCTGTCTTTTCAAGCTCGTCGATGAAGTCGCGAAGGGATTGATAGGGCATGGGCACCGCAATCTGTGAAATCGGTCGGTCAAAGCTGGCAATAGCCGGACCAGCAACAAACCGTGCCAACAATAAATCTGTTGTTTCACGAATTAATACGGTGCAGACGCGATGTCCAGCATCCACTCCCTTCCGGAAGTCAAAGGGAGTGGATGCCAGACCGGAAAATTACGAGGAACGATTGGTGTAATAGGCGACGTTTCCATCATTATCGATGGTTGCCAGCTGCCCCGCCTTGGTCAGGACGGACATGCAATCATCTTCCTCATCCTGGCCCCAAAGGCACAGATATTGCCCCTGTTCGATGGTCCAGAGTTTTTCGCGCATACCGCGATCACCGTCCTCGTCAATCCAGGTGATTGATGCCATGCCATTCTGGAAATAGGTGACATTCACATTGGTTTCCTTGCCCTCGTCACGATAGGAAAAGGTCTGATCATTGATCGTATTGACCAATGCGGTGCCGGTTAACGGGCTGTATCCCGAAGCAATAACCGTCGCGGTGGCTTCTTCCATGTCGTCACTTTGAACATCAATATCCGGGGTCGCCGATGGTGTTCCGCAGGCAGACAGGGCCGCGGTGATCGAAATAACGCCAGCAAGACCGGCACGCTTGATATGTGTTATGTTCATTTTGTTTTCCTTTTGCTCTTTGTGCCCACCAAATCATTTGGGATATCTGCCGTCCAAAGCGGCGATCCGGCAGAGCGAACAGTCAGAATAAAAAGGAAAATTGTCGCCTTCTGGTCGTCTATGCGTCGACTGAATGGCAATATTGACCAAATTGGTGGTGTCGGTTGCAGACGGATTTGGTTATACAGGGGCAAGAAACCGGGTTGCGCAGCACCACCCTGTGCGGCCTGTCGACATTCACCAAAGCATGAAGGACGCACAGATGGCCAAGTACTGGGTTATCGGGGGCACCTATCAGGATACCGGTTTTGACAAGCCGATCGGCGAAGAAACCAAAGTCGGTCCGTTTGGCAGCTTCGAAGACGCGGAAAAAGAATGGTCCAAGATGGCCTGGCAGTCGGTTGACGACGCCAATTCGCGTTACCGCATCGAACGTCTCGAAGAATACTGGGTTGTCGGTGGCGAATACGAAACCACCGATTTCGAAAAGCCGGTCGGCGGCGAAGAAGAACGCCACGGCCCGTTTGCGACCTTCAAGGATGCCGAAAAGGCTTGGTCGAAACTGGCTTGGCAGCACGTTGATAACTGCAATTGCCGCTATCGCGTCGTTGAAGGCTGAACCGGCCTTAAAACCGGAACCGATTGAAAAACACCCACGCGCGCAGGATCTCCTGCGCGCGTTTTTATATCCCTATACCGCGCCGGATCATGACTTCCTGTTTGTCGATGGTGCGGTTATGGCCCTTCCGGGCGACAGTATTAAGGATGCCATCGCCGGACGAATGCCTGTTCTGGCGGTGGGGTCCAACCGGGCCCCGGTTCAGCTGGCGCGAAAATTTGCCGCCCCGCGTCATCTGGACCCGGTTCCGGTCACGGTTGGCTGGATGGATCATCACGATATCGTTTATTCGGCGCATATGACCGGCTATGGCGCGATCCCGGCAACATTGGCCCCGTCACCCGGAACCCGTGTACGGGTTGCCGTGACGTGGCTGAACGCGGTGCAACTGACCCACATGCACGCAACGGAATCTGTTCCCGATCATTACCGGTACCAGCAGATTGACGGAAAAAACCTGCATCTTGATTGCGGGGTGTCGGTTGATCTGATCGGCAGCTATCAGTCGACTGCCGGGCATGTTTTTGATGCGAACGATATCTTTGCCCTTGCGGGGATCGCAGCAACGAAACGGCGGTTCAAGTCCCTGAACCAGTGGGAAATGGTCGCACATAGCGCAATGCGGGCCGGTCATCCGATGCATCCCGATTTCGTGCTTTGGTTGACTGATAATATTGTAATGCGGAAAAAACTGGTCGGCCGCTATTTAAACCCGGTGGAATGATCCCACATCAGAACTATCGTTCCATTACGTTGTTGCTTTCTTTTTCATGTTTTGTAACCATTTGAAATTGCTTTTATTTTGAATGTAGTTCGCAAAGGGGAAAAGCAGCCTGAAGCCAAAAAGACTTTGATGACTGCAATTGGATGAACCAGAAACATCCGGTTGTATTCGTTGAAAATACAATTCCGATGCTCGGGGTACAACAGAGGTATCGGAATGGGAAAAATCAAAAGATCCTTTGGGGGGATTAACTGGCGCAGTTTTTCTGCTGCCAGCATTGCTGCGTTTTGCAGCAATGACCATTTCGTGGGGAGGATGAAATGTTTATTGCGCGGTCCGACGATGCCCATATCGTCGAAGCGATCAAAAGATCCCAGGGTACTATCGAGTTCACGCTTGATGGCAAGATACTGGATGCGAACCAGAATTTCCTGAACCTGATGGGCTATGACCTGTCAGAAGTTCGCGGCAAACATCACAAAATGTTTGTCGATGAAGAATACGCCCAAAGTTCCGAATACAGGGATTTCTGGGAAAAACTGCGTGCGGGTAAATTCTTTACCGCCGAATTCCAGCGATTTGGCAAGAATGGCAAGGAAGTCTGGATACAGGCAACCTATAACCCGGTCCTGAACCATCGCGGTGTCCCTTACAAGGTATTCAAGGTCGCAACAGATATCACCGATCGTAAACTGAGATCGGCGGATTATGCCGGACAGGTCGATGCCATCGGAAAATCCCAGGCAGTGATCGAATTTTCCATGGATGGTACAATCCTTAAGGCCAATGAAAACTTCCTTTCTGCGATGGGATACGAGTTGTCCGAGGTGCAGGGCAAACATCACCGGATGTTTGTTTCACCCGAATTTGCCCAAAGCCGCGAATATGCCGATTTCTGGGCCAGGCTGCGCGACGGCAAATATATGTCGGCCGAATATCAGCGCTTTGGAAAGAACGGGAAGGAAGTCTGGATACAGGCCAGTTACAACCCGATCATGGATATGTCCGGGCGCCCATTCAAAGTTGTAAAATACGCAACCGACATCACAGCCGAAAAAATACAAAGAGCCGATTTTGCAGGCCAGATCAATGCCATCGGCAAATCGCAGGCGGTTATTTCGTTTGAAATGGATGGCACGATCATTGATGCCAATGACAATTTCCTGAATGCAATGGGCTATTCCCGCGAAGAGGTCAAAGGAAAGCATCACAGCATGTTTGTCGATCCGGAATATGCCAAAAGCGACAAATATCGTGATTTCTGGGCGGCTCTTGGACAGGGGAAATATCAGGTCGCGGAATTCAAACGCTTTGGCAAGGGCGGCAGGGAAATCTGGATTCAGGCCAGCTATAACCCGGTGATAGATATGAATGGTCGGCCATTCAAGGTGGTCAAATATGCCACCGACATCACCAAACAGGTTCAGACCCGTATCACGGCCGAAGAACTTGCAGAAGGATCAAGCGCAAGTGCCGAAGCCGTCGCCAGCGCATCCGAGGAAATGCTGTCAGCCATTCAGGAAATCAGCGAAAGCATGCAGCGTTCCCAGATCGCCGTGACGGACATTGTTTCAAAAATCCAGATGGCCGATGAAATCCGCGGAGAGTTGGAAACAACATCCGAAGCGATGACCGGCGTGGTGCAGATCATCCGTGATCTGGCTGAACAGGTAAACCTGCTGGCCCTGAATGCAACGATTGAGGCCGCGCGCGCCGGCGATGCGGGCAAGGGTTTTGCCGTGGTTGCGGGGGAAGTCAAAAACCTTGCCACCCAGACTGCCAAGGCAACCGATCAGATCGAAGTGCAGATCAGCTCGATGCTGAGCATCACCAAACGTGTCGTCAGTTCGACACAGCAAATTTCAACATCCGCCAACGAGGTCAGCGATTACGTCAATGCGGTGGCTTCGGCAGTGGAAGAACAAACCAGCGTGACACAGGATATTTCAAAGAATATCCAGTTCGTGTTCACCGGCATCAGCGAACTGAATGACTGCGTGAAACAGATCGCAAGCTGAAGATGAAAACTTAATTCTCCCGGTCTGGCAAAAGCTGCCAGATCCGGGTGAATTTGTTTTCAACATCCTCGACGGCAACATCCACCGGCACGTCATAGGTTTCAAGTTCGTCGATATTGTGTGTCGGGGCATATGTCCGCCCCGGATCGGCAAGGATCACACGCGTGCCAAGTCGTGCCTCGCCCATCAGCCATTGCAGAACGGCGTTGGCCATTTGCTGCTGATAACAGACATCACCGGCAAAAATCACATCCCAGCGCCGGGTTGCCGATTGGGTGCCGACAAAGTTTTCGGTCGTGGTTTCAAATGCAACGCCATTGCGCTTGGCATTCAGGCGGGTGGCGGTAATGGCCACCGGGTCAATGTCGTTTGCCAGAATGCTGTCCGCACCGGCCATGACGCAGGCAATCGCCTGCATGCCGCCACCGCACGCAAAATCCAGAACCTTTTTGCCGCGGACCAATTCCGGGTGATCAAGGATGTATCGCGTAATCGCCTGTCCGCCCGGCCATGCAAACGCCCAATAGGGCGGCGGGATATCAAGCACGCCAAGGATATCCTCGGTCGCCTGCCAAAGTGGCGTGATATGCGTTGCCAGATACATTTCGACCTCGGGCGCCAATGGTACCCGTGCCGGTACGGTAAAGGTATCGATCAGATCGGCAAAA is part of the Thalassospira lucentensis genome and harbors:
- a CDS encoding class I SAM-dependent methyltransferase, with translation MTDNVFADALVPEVDDPRFADLIDTFTVPARVPLAPEVEMYLATHITPLWQATEDILGVLDIPPPYWAFAWPGGQAITRYILDHPELVRGKKVLDFACGGGMQAIACVMAGADSILANDIDPVAITATRLNAKRNGVAFETTTENFVGTQSATRRWDVIFAGDVCYQQQMANAVLQWLMGEARLGTRVILADPGRTYAPTHNIDELETYDVPVDVAVEDVENKFTRIWQLLPDREN
- a CDS encoding UbiD family decarboxylase — encoded protein: MPYQSLRDFIDELEKTDRLVRVSEPVSPYLEMTEIQTRLLAEGGPAVLFENVIGEDGQKYDMPVLVNLFGTVDRVAAGMNRKPEELREVGETLAFLKQPEPPGSLKEAFSMLPLAKTVMAMKPKTVSKAPCQEIVLKGDDIDLSKLPIQSCWPGEPAPLITWPLVVTQGPTANEKGGDKRDVFNLGIYRMQVLGKNKAIMRWLKHRGGAQHHARWKKEKRDPLPAAIVLGADPGTILAAVTPVPDTLSEYQFAGLLRGEKVELVDCKTVPLKVPATAEIILEGYVSLDEYAPEGPYGDHTGYYNSVEEFPVFTLTAITMRKKPIYLSTFTGRPPDEPSVLGEALNDVFVPLLQQQFPEIVDFWLPPEGCSYRIAVVSMKKAYPGHAKRVMMGVWSFLRQFMYTKFVIVVDDDIDVRDWKDVMWAISTRMDPVRDITTVTETPIDYLDFASPESGLGGKLGLDATNKLPPETHREWGEKIFMEDEIIDRVDAKWDRYGLPGSGKKIWRD
- a CDS encoding PAS domain-containing methyl-accepting chemotaxis protein yields the protein MFIARSDDAHIVEAIKRSQGTIEFTLDGKILDANQNFLNLMGYDLSEVRGKHHKMFVDEEYAQSSEYRDFWEKLRAGKFFTAEFQRFGKNGKEVWIQATYNPVLNHRGVPYKVFKVATDITDRKLRSADYAGQVDAIGKSQAVIEFSMDGTILKANENFLSAMGYELSEVQGKHHRMFVSPEFAQSREYADFWARLRDGKYMSAEYQRFGKNGKEVWIQASYNPIMDMSGRPFKVVKYATDITAEKIQRADFAGQINAIGKSQAVISFEMDGTIIDANDNFLNAMGYSREEVKGKHHSMFVDPEYAKSDKYRDFWAALGQGKYQVAEFKRFGKGGREIWIQASYNPVIDMNGRPFKVVKYATDITKQVQTRITAEELAEGSSASAEAVASASEEMLSAIQEISESMQRSQIAVTDIVSKIQMADEIRGELETTSEAMTGVVQIIRDLAEQVNLLALNATIEAARAGDAGKGFAVVAGEVKNLATQTAKATDQIEVQISSMLSITKRVVSSTQQISTSANEVSDYVNAVASAVEEQTSVTQDISKNIQFVFTGISELNDCVKQIAS
- a CDS encoding DUF4170 domain-containing protein, producing MAKYWVIGGTYQDTGFDKPIGEETKVGPFGSFEDAEKEWSKMAWQSVDDANSRYRIERLEEYWVVGGEYETTDFEKPVGGEEERHGPFATFKDAEKAWSKLAWQHVDNCNCRYRVVEG